The following are encoded in a window of Sutcliffiella horikoshii genomic DNA:
- a CDS encoding YybH family protein, which translates to MDYETALSQYIKATNTHNFDNVEKLLHTNVVYWFTNKSCTTMEEIRAFFENAWDTIKEEVYSAKNVQWIAVDEHTATCLYTFHYEGYMNGEYISGSGRATNVFVKEKEEWKLIHEHLSR; encoded by the coding sequence ATGGATTATGAAACAGCATTAAGCCAATACATAAAAGCAACAAACACCCACAACTTTGATAACGTGGAAAAATTGCTCCACACAAATGTCGTTTACTGGTTTACCAATAAATCCTGTACGACCATGGAAGAAATCCGCGCTTTTTTTGAAAACGCATGGGACACGATTAAAGAGGAAGTCTACTCGGCAAAGAATGTGCAGTGGATTGCGGTGGATGAACACACGGCCACTTGCCTCTATACCTTCCATTATGAAGGTTACATGAACGGGGAGTACATCTCGGGCAGCGGGCGTGCAACTAATGTCTTTGTAAAAGAAAAGGAAGAATGGAAGTTGATTCATGAGCATTTGAGCCGATAA